In a genomic window of Aggregatimonas sangjinii:
- a CDS encoding TolC family protein has protein sequence MRKERGDLKLAKFKLRDAQFDLDNVQIELRNKIIAIYRELESFETQNVLIDEVVGSYNTMLSAEERKFSFGESSLFLINSRESKLIDARLKQIEVQNKFYTTKARLFNSLAVNPENL, from the coding sequence TTGCGAAAGGAGCGAGGGGACTTAAAATTGGCCAAGTTCAAGCTGCGCGATGCACAATTCGACTTAGACAATGTGCAAATTGAATTGAGAAACAAGATTATAGCCATTTATCGAGAGCTGGAATCCTTTGAAACCCAAAATGTGTTGATCGATGAAGTCGTCGGCAGTTACAATACCATGCTATCGGCCGAAGAACGAAAATTCAGTTTTGGTGAAAGTTCCTTGTTTTTAATCAATTCAAGGGAGAGCAAGCTTATCGATGCTAGGCTGAAACAAATCGAAGTCCAAAATAAATTCTATACCACCAAAGCGAGGCTATTCAACAGTCTGGCGGTCAATCCAGAGAATCTGTAA
- a CDS encoding TolC family protein: MRKYVTILMLLATFSITGQVQDSIVLRFNEFLGYVKKYHPIAKQAQLTLGIGQANLMKARGGFDPKIEVDYDRKEFKSTEYYDRLNAAFKIPTWYGIELKGTFEQNDGDFLNPAESVPTDGLYSAGVSMSLGQGLWINDRMATLKQAKLFREQTKADRDLLVNQILYNAALAYFDWLRAFNEAEIYQNFLRNADIRFRGIKSRAAAGDVAAIDTVEAKIAVQTRALGLEQAKVKLMKRSLELSNFLWMNDNVPVEIQPNVIPDVNIGGEIDVTLEILGKPLNSFTIENHPKLLSLGYKIEGLRVDKNLKANKLLPKIDVEYNFLTETPSSSTRLKPKNTKAVLPFDYLCFCERSEGT; encoded by the coding sequence ATGCGGAAGTACGTTACAATTTTAATGTTGTTGGCTACCTTCTCTATAACTGGTCAGGTACAGGATTCCATAGTGCTACGGTTCAATGAATTCCTAGGGTATGTCAAAAAGTACCATCCTATAGCGAAGCAAGCCCAATTAACCTTGGGTATAGGCCAAGCCAATCTTATGAAGGCGCGTGGCGGATTCGATCCCAAGATTGAGGTAGACTACGATAGAAAAGAGTTTAAATCGACCGAGTACTACGATCGACTTAATGCCGCGTTCAAGATTCCGACTTGGTACGGTATCGAGCTCAAGGGAACTTTCGAACAGAATGATGGCGACTTTTTGAATCCAGCAGAATCGGTTCCTACCGACGGTTTGTATAGCGCAGGGGTCTCCATGAGTTTGGGACAAGGGCTTTGGATCAATGATCGAATGGCCACATTAAAGCAGGCCAAGCTATTTAGGGAACAAACCAAGGCCGACCGCGATTTGCTGGTCAATCAAATCCTGTATAATGCAGCACTGGCCTATTTCGATTGGTTGCGCGCCTTTAATGAAGCCGAAATATACCAAAACTTCCTTAGAAATGCCGACATCCGTTTTCGGGGAATCAAAAGTAGGGCAGCGGCCGGAGATGTTGCGGCCATTGATACGGTAGAGGCTAAAATCGCGGTGCAAACAAGGGCTCTGGGTCTAGAACAGGCCAAGGTGAAGTTGATGAAACGCTCTTTGGAACTTTCCAATTTTCTATGGATGAACGATAATGTTCCGGTAGAGATACAACCCAATGTGATTCCTGATGTAAACATCGGGGGAGAAATAGATGTCACCTTGGAAATACTAGGGAAACCTCTGAACAGTTTCACTATTGAAAACCATCCGAAGTTGCTTTCCCTAGGGTATAAAATCGAAGGGTTACGAGTCGATAAAAATTTGAAAGCGAATAAATTGTTGCCCAAAATAGATGTGGAATACAATTTCCTGACAGAGACCCCGAGTTCATCAACTCGTTTGAAACCCAAGAATACAAAGGCGGTGTTACCTTTCGACTACCTTTGTTTTTGCGAAAGGAGCGAGGGGACTTAA
- a CDS encoding HlyD family secretion protein has translation MLNISHNQLNKKVNLNRFRSAQKVFHERHYKHFNRFLFAFAVVGFLILFLPWTQNIKGKGYLTTLSPDQRPQTIQSPIPGRIEQWFVQEGDYVKKGDTILFISEVKNEYFDPNLVERTGQQIKAKSASVMSYEGKVKALRNQIAALSNERGLKLKQAKNKLLQAKLKVQSDSIDLEAAKTNINIAERQYDRVVQLQSEGLKAVTDVEEKRLKLQETQAKLISQQNKLLAARNEILNAEVEINRVNAEYTDKISKAQSDMFTAQSNQFDSEAQVTKLENEFTNYEMRNDMYYIKAPQNGFINKALQGGIGETFKEGEPLLGIMPADIDMAVETFVEPLDLPLIHLGEKIRIQFDGWPVIVFSGWPNVSYGTYGGEVVAIETFISDNGKYRVLVAPDPEDHDWPEAIRVGSGATTFALLEDVPIWFELWRQLNGFPPNYYQPDGAQAKPVKK, from the coding sequence ATGCTGAATATATCACATAATCAACTGAACAAAAAGGTGAATTTGAACCGTTTCAGATCGGCGCAAAAGGTTTTTCATGAGCGCCATTACAAGCATTTTAACCGTTTTTTGTTTGCCTTTGCCGTAGTCGGATTTTTGATTCTTTTCCTCCCTTGGACCCAAAACATTAAAGGGAAGGGTTATCTCACGACCTTAAGTCCAGATCAGCGCCCACAAACGATACAATCCCCTATTCCGGGAAGAATCGAGCAGTGGTTCGTACAGGAGGGCGATTATGTAAAAAAAGGTGATACCATTCTCTTTATCTCAGAGGTAAAAAATGAATATTTCGACCCGAATCTTGTCGAGCGTACCGGTCAGCAAATTAAGGCAAAGAGTGCTTCCGTAATGTCCTATGAGGGAAAAGTAAAGGCGTTACGCAATCAAATCGCGGCCCTGTCGAACGAACGTGGCCTGAAATTGAAACAGGCAAAAAACAAGTTGTTACAGGCCAAGCTAAAAGTTCAAAGCGACAGTATTGACCTAGAGGCTGCGAAAACCAATATCAATATCGCTGAAAGGCAATACGATCGCGTGGTGCAATTGCAATCGGAGGGTTTAAAGGCGGTTACCGACGTAGAAGAAAAACGATTAAAACTTCAAGAAACACAGGCCAAATTAATATCACAGCAAAACAAACTTTTGGCAGCGCGAAACGAGATATTGAATGCGGAGGTCGAAATCAATCGGGTGAATGCGGAATACACCGATAAGATTTCCAAGGCGCAGAGCGATATGTTTACCGCACAGTCGAACCAGTTCGATTCGGAGGCGCAGGTGACCAAATTAGAAAATGAATTTACCAATTATGAGATGCGGAATGATATGTATTACATTAAAGCGCCTCAAAACGGGTTTATCAATAAGGCTTTACAAGGGGGAATCGGCGAAACGTTCAAGGAGGGCGAACCACTTTTGGGTATCATGCCCGCTGATATCGACATGGCCGTGGAAACCTTCGTAGAACCCCTCGATTTACCGTTAATACATTTAGGGGAGAAGATTCGCATTCAGTTCGATGGTTGGCCGGTAATTGTTTTCAGCGGATGGCCCAATGTCTCTTACGGGACCTACGGTGGTGAGGTCGTAGCAATAGAAACCTTCATAAGTGATAATGGAAAGTATAGGGTATTGGTAGCCCCAGACCCAGAGGACCATGACTGGCCAGAAGCCATTCGTGTAGGCTCGGGCGCCACTACATTTGCACTTCTAGAAGATGTACCTATTTGGTTCGAACTGTGGAGGCAATTGAACGGATTCCCACCAAATTACTATCAGCCCGATGGAGCACAAGCGAAACCTGTAAAGAAATAA
- a CDS encoding thioredoxin family protein: MNTKITNQTTTGLIQNAMAKAMSYAQYRELVERLAVAGQSTGPEQTEALAQYTQLNHRRMKRWDKTLKFGDLQTEAIKEMDQKMTWLVLTESWCGDASPALPVMHRITELNPNISLHIALRDEHPEVMDLFLTNGGRSIPKLIAIDEKTGKVIGDWGPRSEAATILVETHKAQHGSILPEFKEELQQWYNKDKGQSILKDLLHLLHREER, translated from the coding sequence TTGAATACTAAAATCACAAATCAAACGACTACTGGATTAATTCAAAACGCAATGGCCAAGGCAATGTCCTATGCCCAATACCGGGAATTGGTCGAAAGGTTGGCTGTTGCGGGTCAATCAACCGGACCAGAGCAAACGGAGGCTTTGGCGCAATATACCCAACTGAATCATCGACGAATGAAGCGTTGGGACAAGACCCTAAAATTTGGGGATTTACAAACGGAGGCTATCAAAGAGATGGACCAAAAAATGACGTGGTTGGTGTTGACCGAGAGTTGGTGCGGCGATGCCTCTCCCGCATTACCTGTGATGCACAGGATAACGGAATTAAACCCCAATATTTCCCTTCATATTGCCCTAAGGGACGAGCATCCAGAGGTGATGGATCTTTTTTTAACGAATGGTGGCAGGTCTATTCCCAAATTAATCGCTATTGATGAGAAAACGGGAAAAGTAATCGGGGATTGGGGTCCGCGATCAGAAGCGGCCACTATTCTTGTAGAGACTCACAAAGCGCAACATGGTAGCATACTGCCTGAATTCAAGGAAGAATTACAGCAATGGTATAATAAGGATAAGGGGCAGAGCATTTTGAAAGACCTTTTGCATTTGCTGCACCGAGAAGAAAGGTAA